CATTCTACAGCGAGAGCTAAACACAACACATATAGTGCAGCATTTCAAATGAAGATGAACTCACCAGGGTGAGCTTAAAATTTTCACCCGTCATAAATGGGAGCAATAGACACCAAAAAACAATATCTGTCAGCATAACAGCACCTGCACAAATCTGTGGGGAAAAAAACAATAAACTTGAGTAAAAGTTCTAAAAGAATATTTGGATCATCGTGCGACTTGCTGAACAAGTTTCCTCCACTTCTCATAGCTAACCTGATAAATAATTTGCATCGAATTTTCCCAAAATCCAAGCTGTTGCTCAGAGCTATTCTCTTCAACAGCTGTTTTAAGAAATTTATCCCTTTCCCCGCGATGGGAAAGGGGATTCGTTGTATACATCCAGCATCCCCGGGCCGATATAAAAGTTCCCAGCTGCAACCACATATTATTTATCAGTTTTGAACTATTAAAGGGAAATCAAATCAGCTGCAAAAAAAGGGAGGGATTATTACAGCAAAATAGATCCCAACCAAAGCAAATGTCCACCTGGAAAACAATTTAGAACATCAGATCAGTTGAGTAAATTCTACTGAATTTCGAACAAATTAAGTAGAGAAGGAAGTACTGTGTGTAGAAGAGGAAGACGAAGAATCCTAAGTTTGCAACGGTTTGGTAAAGCATAAAGACCATAGCAATAAAGGCTGAAGCTCTGAAGCATAGAAGCCAAATAGGATGTAGATTTCTCCAACAGGGGATCCACAGATCGGTCGACTTGATAATAAGTTCATTTGCGTTTCTTCGCCTATTGATGATGAGCTTCAATGCAGTTGTGGTTGGTATGATGAAGATTAGAGCACACACAAAGACTTGCCATTGAAGCCAGTAGTCTAAACCCAAAGCCGACATCTCTGTTTCTCTCCTTGTTTTTGATGATGGAAAATACAACAGTAGCAGATATAGCTACTAAAATTAAGAAGATGGAGTTACCATTTCACTTTCCAGGCATCTTGTCTTCAATAAACAGCGTACGACAACCGATAAGTAAAGATTGGTTGGTAGTTGCCATTTTTgaacttttaactttttttttttttactaccTTCAATTTTCATTAAGAGTGTTAAATAGTAGTGgagtcaaaattttaattaaaaaatttaaattttaaaaaaataaacatacaaACTAATTAAAAGAAGTTCgatatctaatatatatatataacacattttaatcatatataaataatagaaTTTTCTGTCTGAAGAGATTTCGGATGAACCCTTAATCTCAAGGTGGCTTCGCCACAGGACTgtcaaagtaaaagtaaaaaataacaCATAGCCTCAAGCAATTTTTGCAACCCCTTAACCACTATACtaaatttttaacttattttaaaaggTGTCGaacatttttatatatatatattaaatcaaattttgacttatatatatataagtaatttTCCGATGAAGGAGTGTCAAGGATAGCTCCGCCCTTGCCTCGGTTCATTTTTACTTatctattttgaatttttcttttccaaagaataattgatatgaatattttagtatatTACACATATTAATATTCTTATCATTTGATGTTTAGTATtaaatcttaaaaaataatttaaaaataaataaataatattaagagtaaaatataacaatttttttaaattatattaatagtactaataagtaaaaataaaatacatttttaaaataatagacaagtaaaaaataaacggagggagtaatttTCAACCGAAGAAGaggggggtggggtgggggggagGAAAGGGTTCTTGTAGGACTAGGCGACTAGCAACAATTTTTGTCGGTAGTTTTACAAGTTGTCAATAAATATCTAAGTACGGagttttaaaaatatgttttagGTGTTAAAGTTTGTTTTATAGCAAATTATTTGGATACAAGTGTTAAAATTAATAGTAAGTAGCTAGGATTGTTTGGTAGTTGGTTAAAATCGTCAAAGTATTATTTATTATGTAGAAATTAATTATGAgtacatttatatattattttatatacatattaattaTGCAGTgattaattatacatatattagttaTTTCGTCATCTATCTtgccaaaaataatatatatagatttCCTCATAACTTAAATATGTATTGGTTATGTGAGTTTTTAAATTGTAAATCAAAcattgtattaattttatatataaataatttatctctTAATCAACTACCAAATATAGTATTActtatacaaaatataatacttGGATAACTCATATCTAAACTTTGGTAAGACGGTGTTGACAAGGTATTCTTTTGTTAATGACTGAAATGTTCTTTAAACTATTTagtaaaaaacaaattaaaaatatttttttatatcaaaaaaatGAATGATGAAAATAGTACGAAGAGATACTTGCTTATAGCTCAAAAAGTCATCCCAAAAAAATTGCTACTTTAGGAATTAGGAGTAAAGTTGGctattgctttttttttttaactatataCCTTCAGTATTAAAGAAGAATGCAAGATATTTATGAGGAAACAATCAATCGACTATgacttatatataatttataatagAGAATTATGATTTTAACTATTTGAAGAAACGTCTAGATATAAATTGTCTAAGTTAAATATTTGGTATGAGAGTCATACCTACGTAACTAAATAATAGGATCATGTCAATTTGAGTTTGTATTTTCTTCCTTCAAATTTAGTATAACTTATTACTAATAAATTCTAATattaattatatcattttaaaaatactcatactAATTTACATGAAATACATGTATAAAACACGTACCCGAAGAGGCGAAAACTAGTACACTAAATAATTTCCCTTCTAGCTAAGGAGTATTTGACAAAGGCTAAgagaaaattgaatttttgaaagcCACTAACAACCAATAAGTGGAAAAATCTCCTTGGAATAATATGCACGAAATTTGATGATGATCTACAAGAGGTTGTTTCCATAACTCGACCTGTGACCAACTATTGATCgtatgacaacaactttaccaatTACGACAAGTCTTCTCTTCTCATCACCCTACAAAGAATTTGTTGCTTATAGACAAACCTGGTATGAAATTTGCAGCAACTGGTAAGTCCAAAAGTTAATTGCTCCCTGTGCTACAACTGTTTCTTCTTCAATCTGGTAATATTTAATCAGTAAAACACAAACTTACTGAGTGTAATAGACTGAGATGGAGCAGTCGTAAAGAACAACATCCCAAGTTAGGAATATGCAGAGGACAACAAAGGATACAAAACGCGTAGCCAAGAGCCAAGCTGGTTGAATCCTACGTCAACAACTACTTGACAGGTGCAGAGGTAAAAGGCTCTCATACGACATAGCAGAAGTACCTGTATCAATAATGTTGGGGTCCTGGTCGTCATGATCAAGTGTTTGGTAACGTTTCTTGCAGCAGAGCAGGTAAAGGGAGCCAAACGTCGAAGTACCTGATATAccaaaacaaacaaaatcatACCACTTTATCAAcatcatgatgatgatgagtATATCCGATCCTGGGAATTTTGGTGTTAGCTCTGCAGCTACCTAATTAAATCCGAAAATTTAACTTACCTTCGAGTCACGAAGTACAGGAGAATGAAGAAGACTATCTGGTGGTACAGTAGCTAGCCCTGTTGTCTCATTTTTCTTAGCTCCATACGAATGGTAGCTATGATTTGACAACTATAGAGACAGTAAGTACCCCAAACATTTCAGCCTAAGTTTTCAATAATGACTATTTCCTCCTTTAAAGAGAGACATTCATATCGAATTATTGATCATATGTATCTTGAAAGGACCAGAATGATATGTTTCAATGGCGAATTTAGCAAGTTCGAAATTAGTTGTTATGTACAGCTAATAGAATGAGATACAAGAGAATTCCAATACAACAAAAAACCACCAAACTGAGCCCATCCTCTTCGATTGTATGTATAGAAAAACCACCCAAAAACAGTAGGAAGGAAGAAAAAGCATTCGAACGAACCAAAGAGGAAGAATCCTCTTAACTCAACGGCTTCCACTGTTATCCAACCAACTCTGTAAGCTGCACAAGGCTTCTGCTGAGAAGCTGCAGCATCTTAAACGCCTTTGTCGTGACTGTGATGGTTCTGGATGATCAAGGGAAGTAAAGCAAACGATTACCACAGTAAGATTGTCAAAGGTATTGAGACGCAGGGCCTCCATGACAAGGTCCTTGGCACACTGTTCAGGATCATCATGCCGTCTCAGACCACGACGTACAAGATTAACGGCTTGTTGACTTGACATAACATCCCAAATCCCGTCACAACCAATTATAAGGAATTCATCATCCTCGGTCAAGATGATCTGTCGGAATTCAGGCTCCGCAATCAGAGGAGAGGCAGAGCCACCAGGCAGCTTCATGTCCCAGTCCCCTAAGGCCCTAGTCACTGATAGGACACCATTGAGATAGCCATCGTCAATAAATCCACCCAACTCTTCAACACGCCTTCTCTCCGATGCATAATTCGGTCTATGGTCTTGAGACATATTAACTGCCTCTCCCTTGTGGCAAAGGACTGCACGACAGTCTCCCACATTCGCCACCATTAAAAGCCTGCAACAGGACCAAGTACCACTTTAGTTAACAAGAGTACAGTAAAAAAGCAGGTtccaaaaattccataaaataGAAAAGAGAAGCATTTTCACGCACATACAAAAGAATCAAAACTTTACCTTCCCACTATCAGCGCTGTCAATGCAGTAGTTCCAGAAGAACTACTCACACTACACTCATCAGCCAAAGCAAGGTCAGCGAGAAGAAACCCTTCTCTTACACAGTTTTTCACCTCTTTTAAAAATGTGTCATCAACTTCTGATGTCTGAGGGAAATTGGTTTCCTCAAAAAGGAATCGGAGTACATGCTTCCTCACATAAGCTGCTGCCTCAGGTCCTCCGTGACCATCAAACACCTATACGATAATGAAAACACGAATCAGTTAGACAAGCTCTCTAATGACCATATATAACATGTGCCAGAATTAGCAATTACCCCATAGAAGGCACAAGGCTTAGGGAACCTGACGAGGGAGCCTTGATGTGCAGAAAGATCATCTATCCTTATATGCTCATCTTCCATGAACCTCCGTAGGCCAATATCTGCAAAGCTACCTGAGCGAATGCTAGGAACAAATTGCAAAATTGTAGTATCTGGAGAATTAGAAACCTGAAATAATGAATTGATAAAAATACATCATTACACGGATGAAAAGAGAAAGCTCAATAACAGGCACTAATTATAATGTACATATTTAGCATGAAAATTGTGGAACAACGAAAAAGCTGATATGACATGGCATGATTCATAAGCAAAGGTAAAATTAAAACAGAAAAGATGAATAGTGTAGGAGAAACTACGTGTAAGCACATTTTTCCTGTTGTGGGAAGAAGGTAACTCCACTTTATTGAAGAATCAAGCTACTGTTTGCCTCATGAATATGTTTATTAACACATAAATACCTTACAAACTGCATTGAAGCACATGTTGCTTAGCACACAAATAAACACTTAAAGGGGCTCCACACAGCCCTGTTGTAGGAGAAAGGACCAGTAGGTCCCCTTATACAAGAATCATGCAACTGCTTGGCCTAATTACAGTTCAAGGAGCTTTACAAGACATATTTTAAGCATAAATTGCTCGGTATTACTATAAGTCCCACGGTCCCCTTTATACAAAACAGGATGACTATTTGCCTAATTAACACCTAGAGGAATATCACTCGCCAAGAAATACATTTTTATTGTCACTACATTTAGCATCTAAATTGGACTGCTCTACCATAAAATAAACATCTTCCCTAGGAAGGACGGAAGAGATATACTAGAGATAAGTTTCTTCTTTGAACACCAAGAAACATTTTACGCTGTATAGCTTCCATCCTCCAAATCCACACTCTTTAAATGAGCACCTGAGGTATACTATTAACTATAATTATCAATAGcatgtcataaatcataattaacaCCTATAGTAAAACTTGGGTAGTCATTCTAGCTTCCATAAATAATCTGAACATAATAGTAACCACTACGAACAAAGAATGCCTCCTCTTTCTAATGTTCTCCTTCAGTCACACCCTATACCTTTTTCTGCTCATGTAATGACTCTTATGATACTATGAGAGGTCCTAAGTTAATCATAAATGATTATAATTAAACCCCAAGACCTCAATTGGTAAGCTTTACAATAATTCACACCATATCATCCTTTAAGAACAACAATTCCTTCCTAAAGCTTAAGGGGGCATTAGACCATAAAATTTTGGAAATCaacttcaagttgaatttcgaaaatttgaaaaacaccAATAAAACTGTTTTCACTTCAGATTActcacaaaaattcaaaaacaactCCAACGTGGCCAAACAcacaaactcaaattttcaaaaccatgttttttttttgaaatactcACAATTTTCATGGCAAAACACTAAATAagttaacacacaaaaaaaagttCTTCTTTTATTGCTTCCCTTTATGGGTTTCATAACAATCTATAAACATTTATCAGCAAACTATTCAAAGTCCTACAAAAGTTGAATTTTGTTCCTTAAAAGATCAAATCTTCAATCAAGATTGAAAGCACAGAACTAGACATAAAATGTACCAAGTAAAAGTCTCTGATACAAGAATACCCAGAAGATGGGTATCCCAGAAAACGTAGAAAAGACAACAAAAtgagcaaaaaaaaaagactaacCCACCACATCAGAACAGCAGGGGACATCCAAGACAGAGATGGTCTGTTGTACTGGTACCATAACTTCAGCTCCAGCTCCCGCTCCCATATTTAAAGTCCACAACTTTTTATCTCATAAAACAGACAGCAAACTGAATTcagcttcttcttcaaattaaaaaaaaaaacgagGTTAGAAATGAAAGTATGAAGAGGGGTTTTTTGTCGTTGAACTATTTTCGTGTGTGGAAACGGCAAAGACTAAACTTTGGAAGAGTTCGGCTTCAACTTAAGATATATAAGAAGCATTGACTAATTGACTATCTGGATTGCTTGTTAAAACTATTTCATTCTTAATTAAAGTTTTAAATTTGAGTTTattaaaaatatgcataatttaaatttaattaaattttatgcaaatttcaaatacaaaataaaaaaaagcgTTGATTGCGACCGCCGGTGGAGAACCGGTGGTTAAACAAAAGTCGTAGAGTTGGTGAACATGTATATGCTGGCATTCAAAATTTTGTTAGTATTTAATCTCTCGAGAGTTGTTTGGTATTCTCCCCATAAAATTTGggattaatttattttagtttttatttgTGATAATTAAACTGTTTCACTTCTAAttagagattttgaatttaatttttagtatgGATGTATCACCCTAAATAAGCTTTGCACTGTGTGATTcaaaaacgaaaaaaaaattatttgtgatTTTAgttatttcaatttcaattactttttttatttgtccTATAATGATGAGTGATGACCTTATTATTTTCTATATAGAAAATGGGATAaaatcattttataaaatatattggtATTCTTGCATATCTCATTTCGtatgttaaattatttttattatattattttttctattttaatattaatagttatttttgtttctttaattatcatattattttttgttgatattattttttacatgATAGGAATAAAATTATGTAAACACCGTCCTTTTCAGATATCAATTGTAAACtatatttaatttgttattgTCATGGACAGAGTTGCCTTAATTGAAGGGTGGTCTGATGCATATTTTTGCCAGAAAATTATATGACGTATAAAGATTAAACATttattcttatgattatttattttattttattttacatattcttaattataattaaaaaaatgaaatacttTTATTAAATTCTTAACTCCGCCGTTGATTATTGTTGTGGTTGTGGTTTCGTTGAGCAAAATGCACACGCAAAAGGCATGGGCCATGGAGGAAATGGAATAAATCAATTAGGAAATTTCGATTGTTTGAACAAAACtccataataataaataaataaattggagTTTGAactgatattttttaaaattctaataTATTTATTACTTATTTCTTACTAGAAGTTTAATTAAGATTAGTGGTCTAAAATGACAATTTTCTAATTGAATAATGTTGACCAATTTTATTGGAGTATATTAGTGATGACATAAGCAGGACTTTTCAACAATTCAATTACTTATTTCTTACTAGAAGTTTTTAGTCTTCTGATATGgagtgtatatatttatttatttatcgagaAAATAGTCAAAAGTCTTCTTAATCTATATTCGAATTgttaattacatattttaacTTTACAGGAGTCCTATTACATTTTTAGAGTGTTTAAAACTGAAATTGTTACCATTCTAAATGCTTAGCTGGCAAAGTGAGTGTATTTTACTCTCTTTGATAGAGTGAGCACaaaaaacaaatattaaaaCTTTATATTCAATATATCTTTtcataaatatatgtattttaaattttcttttttttcttatttattgtttttcttctttataaCAAGACCAAATTCCTTCACCATTCACCTTTCACCATCTCTAAGTCGCCACTATCACCACCATCTTCACCATTGTTCATTTCACACAAATTTTTAAACTCTCATTTAAAAAACTTGTAAAATCAATAAAGCAATTATAGATAAAATGACATGTATTTATATCACCCTAAAAAGATTTGatcagatttaaaaaaaatcaaattgggTTTACGTCAAATCTAATTGAACCTCCAgaagagaattttttttcttttctcaaatctcaatcaatcaactacatCTCAGAATCCACATGTTGTCAATTTCATAATTGTTCAATTGATGGTGAATAACCTTTTTCTCTTCAAATTTGACGCCGCCGACGATGA
This Solanum dulcamara chromosome 8, daSolDulc1.2, whole genome shotgun sequence DNA region includes the following protein-coding sequences:
- the LOC129901751 gene encoding uncharacterized protein LOC129901751 gives rise to the protein MSALGLDYWLQWQVFVCALIFIIPTTTALKLIINRRRNANELIIKSTDLWIPCWRNLHPIWLLCFRASAFIAMVFMLYQTVANLGFFVFLFYTQWTFALVGIYFALGTFISARGCWMYTTNPLSHRGERDKFLKTAVEENSSEQQLGFWENSMQIIYQICAGAVMLTDIVFWCLLLPFMTGENFKLTLLIGLMHSVNAIFLLLDSVLSNLQFTWFGFTYFILWSCSYVVFQWSLHLCCLSWWPYPFLVLDTPWAPLWYLVLALVHIPCYGLFRLLIKAQDRIFSRLFPQAFLSGAETAMEKKHS
- the LOC129901750 gene encoding probable protein phosphatase 2C 47, with the translated sequence MGAGAGAEVMVPVQQTISVLDVPCCSDVVSNSPDTTILQFVPSIRSGSFADIGLRRFMEDEHIRIDDLSAHQGSLVRFPKPCAFYGVFDGHGGPEAAAYVRKHVLRFLFEETNFPQTSEVDDTFLKEVKNCVREGFLLADLALADECSVSSSSGTTALTALIVGRLLMVANVGDCRAVLCHKGEAVNMSQDHRPNYASERRRVEELGGFIDDGYLNGVLSVTRALGDWDMKLPGGSASPLIAEPEFRQIILTEDDEFLIIGCDGIWDVMSSQQAVNLVRRGLRRHDDPEQCAKDLVMEALRLNTFDNLTVVIVCFTSLDHPEPSQSRQRRLRCCSFSAEALCSLQSWLDNSGSR